In a single window of the Cydia pomonella isolate Wapato2018A chromosome 2, ilCydPomo1, whole genome shotgun sequence genome:
- the LOC133534715 gene encoding J domain-containing protein produces MTGVDEILNYQRSPDDDFYALLGCDENSSAEQITAEFKILALQHHPDKNDGDKEAEAKFQKLKEAKETLCDPAKRALYDKWRQSGIAMGYKQWLGMKEHVQQSMHWSKPNTKDRMVEGASGPSSLGPAGGAARRASEGGAALWGRWGGNQEPPSEVISKFRNYEI; encoded by the exons ATGACGGGCGTGGACGAAATACTCAATTACCAAAGGAGCCCTGACGACGACTTCTACGCGTTGTTGGGCTGTGACGAAAACTCCAGT GCGGAGCAAATTACTGCGGAGTTCAAAATACTCGCTCTGCAACACCATCCTGATAAGAACGACGGGGACAAAGAAGCAGAAGCCAAATTTCAGAAACTGAAG GAAGCTAAGGAAACACTGTGCGACCCGGCAAAGCGAGCGCTGTACGATAAGTGGAGGCAGAGCGGCATCGCCATGGGCTACAAGCAGTGGCTCGGCATGAAGGAGCACGTGCAGCAGTCCATGCACTGGTCCAAGCCTAACACCAAGGACCGCATGGTGGAGGGCGCGTCCGGCCCGTCTAGCCTCGGGCCGGCCGGCGGCGCCGCACGCCGTGCCTCCGAGGGCGGCGCCGCGCTGTGGGGCCGCTGGGGAGGCAACCAGGAACCACCCTCCGAGGTCATCTCCAAGTTCCGCAACTATGAAATCTAA